The genomic DNA agagagggtacaataggtgaggacagagctggttacgcagtggtctactggactgagggctgttgtaggttgtaggcttataTATATTGTTTGAGATACAGCTCACTCAGCAGTGTTTGAGGTAGTAACGGGAGGTGTCTTTACACGAAACGTTCAGGCTGCTAGCTTAAAACTCCATAAAGCAAGCCAGACGCAAGCGAAATAAATGGCCTTTCTTGGCAGGACAGCCGAGTACACAGGTAACACTTCAGAGATAAACCAGGATATTGGTCCAATCATGGACATTTCACACAGGCTGACTTCTTACAGCCACAGACAGCTAATGATGACTCCGCCTAGACTTTCTTATGTCCACCATACCACACCCTGGTGTGGgaatatgtgagcagccagtcccaccaaGCTCTCCAACTGCTCGTCAACCGGGCCCATGTCAGCCCTATTAACCCTCTAAGCATTGTATGTACTGGAGCTAGCCTTCAAGCTCATATCACAAAGGATAATCATCTCtgtgacacatatctcccctccatgatgtgtCCGACTGACATCTtacaatatatttatattttttagagATGATGCTACAATTCTTAATTGCTTTGAATAGGATGAGTCAGAAATAAAATGACATTTCTTGGCGTGTGGCAGTTCTGGGCAGTGGGTACGTGGGGTGACGATTCATAGTCCACACCCTGTGAGACATTGCAACAGATAGAAAGCAGTTAGTTTGTGTGgtgttaataataaataataataataataataataatctgtattAAACGGTGGAAAAgttcattaatttttttttcagtTAAATATTTTTCGTTGGTTGCCCAACAAGGCTAACCCCTGTCCATATTTCTTATTTGGGATAAGTGCATACGGAAGGTGAAGGGGAGATGTGTTTATGAGGCATTCCCAGAATTGAAAATTATTCTGTCAACAGCATAAGGGACAACTTACTGATCTAATGATCCTGACAATGGGGTTCTGACAAGTTGCATTTCACATGTAGCAGAGGTTGAGCACACTCACCTCCACTACATTAATTATAATTAATGTATTTTCGATGGGGCTACTAGAAATAGCTGAGCATCATACCCTGCTTCCTCTGACGGTCCCATTGACAATAAATGTAGTAGAAGTCAAGCATgtgcacctccgctccattcagcCAAGGGCTCTGCAATGCCATTTTCTTAGGATTGCGATGGTCAGAACCTCACCAAGTAAGTTATCCCCTATTCTGTGGATATAAATGCTGGAATTCCCGCTTTAACCCTGTAAAGATTTTGTTTCATTATTGAAAATTGTAAGAGATTGGAAAGGGCAGTACCCGTTGTGTTGGACTAGGTGCATCCATGTATTAACTAGTCATTCATTAGTGGCATCTCACAGCGGCTCCAGTCGTTATTAACTGATCTCATCTCCGAGGTTGCTGCATTTAGAAAATTGTCATCTAGTGGATAGAGCCTCGAAAAACTTGACCAGAAAAGTAATATTGATCAGATTTTTTTTGTGCATTGGTATATGATGGATATGATTTCTTACACGTCTTCTCTTTTTCTGCAGCTCCCTGCTGACTTTCAGGAAAGAGTAAGTGAACACTTGGAAAAACATGGGTGTAAACTAAGTGTGCCCTTGTCTAACACCTCATATGCTGACAGCATTCCTACTTGTGTCATTGCTAAGGTGTTGGAAAAACCCGATCCCAGTAGCCTGTCTTCACATCTGTCAAGTGCTTCAATGAGAGACCTTAGCTATGAGCATGAACGCGTTCAAGAGCCCGAGGAGAAACTCCGGCAGAGACAGCAGTTCAAGTCTGAAATATACTGCAGCGACACGGCTCTCTATTGCCCAGAGGAAAGGAGAAGAGATCGGAGGCAGAGCTTTGATGTGCAAGTTAAAGATGAAGTCTTCTTAAGATCCCAGAACTCTACAGACAGCACTGTAGAGGATGGATTCCATTCGAGCTTCTCACATGAAGCCTTCAATGAATATGTAGCCTCCTTACCCACCTCCAGTTCATACTCGAGCTTTAGTGCTACATCCGAAGAGAAGGAAAACAACCAAGCAAACACTTTAACTGCCTCCCAGCAGGCCATCTACATGGGCAACAGGGATGACCTGTTCGAAAGGAAGTCAACCACGGGCTATGAGCATACTGCAAGTCCAAGATTTGTAAAGTCCAAGTCTGTCCAGCACATGGAGCACAGTCCAGAAAATGCGGCATCTCCGCACTTCACCAGGTCCTCCTCCTATGTAGAGGAGCCTTTCCATTTCTCCAGAATCCGTACACAACAAACACTAGGTGCTCACAAGTCACACAGCGAGTGTAGAAGTTCCCATCTCTCGGAAGACGATTTGCCGACCAGGTGGAGGCAACTAAGTGTGGAAGACATCGGTGCCTACTCTTTCAGCAACGATGGTCGAATATCTCAGTGTAGTTTCACGGAACAGTATTTTGCCCCCAGTCCAGTTAAACAGCTGGAAAGCAGGATGAGCCCATTGTACGCAAGCTATAAACAGGACAGCTTTTCAGAAGGGGAAGAAGTTTGTCAAAGCAGAATgggagactcgtgttttctccgtacAGACTCTGGCTTGAAGATTGACATCAGTGCCAGCTGCAAACAAGAAATGCTTTCTACCTTTAAGTCAAAAGAAGCAAGAGACCAAATAAGTGAGAGGATGTCTGTTCAGATAGGGAATAAGAACGTAGACCCCAATGCGGCAGCCAAGAGGGAATATGTTGATGTTAGTCCCAATAGCTCTGCAGAATCTCTCAGTCAAAGCCCTATGGAGGTTTCGGACGTACATCAGTCTTCCATTGACCAAGGACATGCAAGCTTTCATGGAAAGCCCCAGCAATTCCAAAGAACTGGAAGCATTGGGTTAACAAGGAAAGATAGTCTTACAAAAGCACAATTATACGGGACACTGTTGAATTAGCGATCTTCCAACTTGCAATAAGATTGCCGAGAGCAGACAATGGATTCTGGGAATATTTGTAGAGTTTCTATTGAGCCAGTATTAACATTTCTCTATTAAGTGTTTGTGTATATTGCACTTTTGTGGAAAGCTTCCAGTATCCAACAAAGTATGACCCTGTACATATGAGAATTACCTCGCTGCATATGTGCATCAGGCCATTCTATAAATATAAAGGGGGGAGGGGTCTATCAGAAATATAGAAAGGTTATAACCaaagtaaaaacaaaaatcaaTAAAACTATTGCAGTAGCCATTAAATCTAAGAATACACAGGAAAGGTCACAGTCCTATAGCAGGAAAAACAGATGTATCAGGGTTCCCATTCACATGTGCTGTATGGTATGTGCCAGTGATTTAGTAACTCACCTCTAGAGTTAAGATTATGGCTTCCCTAGCCTTAGCTTGCAAATCTCCATATTGGCTATCCAGCCAGAAACCTGaccctatgctaatatctttaTTTTATATAGATATACGGTATATGTATAAAAATGCCTTGAACCAAAGCAAATCTTGGCTACAATCATTATTCAAAATCCACTTCAATTAGGGCCTCGTATTTTATTGTGAAGGCACAGTATGCACATTTTTTCACGCTGTATGGCACATGAAGTAAGTTTACAGGAAATTCACAGCCATGATTGGCAAGTAAGCAGGTGGGTTCAATAGGTTCAAGACTTTATTTCTGTTCTTTAAAGACTAAGGCCCGGATTTATTAAGACTGAAGTTTGCACACCAGTGATGATGAAGGGAGCAGTACTGTAGTAAGATGCGCAGCTTCATGAATTTGGCATAGCTTTGAATTGCCGTCCAAATCAGGCTGACGTGCACCAGTTGGGGCCGGGTGTATATTTGACACAATGTACACTACATTGCTGCAAAAATTGTGGAGGATTTGCCTGTAGCACCTTGTCACACCCTGTCCAGGCTCCGATGACttttattaaaatatcaaaaagtcGCAACTTTTTTGGGCAGCTTTGAGTTGTGGAAAAGTTTAGCAACTTTCAAAGAGCCCTCATTGGGCCCCGAGAGAGTACCGAAAACTCTAAAATTACTGCATTGCAGTTGGAGGCCATTTGCCAAAAGTTAAGAAATGACCGGGTTTATGTTGAGTCTCATTTAACTGTGGACAGACTCTTTCATCCTGTGTCACTGGTTGATTTAGATTGAGCATTTTGATaatggtaaaaatattttttataaaaatttaaaatggGTTGTTCCCTTTCAGAAAATCCCAGTCCCAGGGTGCAGCTTGTTATAAAAACAAACCGTCCTTTACTAACTGTCCCCACCGGTGAGTCTCCGCAGCTGCTCTTGGAATCTGATATTGGTTACAATGATAACATCACGTCGACAGCGGGCTCTGCCCATGTAGACACAATGATTCATGCAAAGCAGTCAGCCAATATCACACAACTGGAGCAGTGGCAACACTCACTGGTGGGGGTTTTAACAAAGTGTGCCTAGAGACCAGTATCTTCTGAAAAAGGTAAACCTCCAAGTAGTAAAATGTTTCATTGGCTACCTGACTTTTGGTTGAAGTGTAACAGTACCTACGGAGAAGGTCCCTAAACTTAGTTCCATCTATGCTTTAGTTCCATCTAAGTTGATTTGGAGAAAAATAGGCAAGAGAAACAGGGCGAAAAAGAAAAACATTCATTGGCAGACATCCATGTTTTAGTGAAGGATTTAAACTTTGTTCCAAGTCGTTTACAATGTTGATGAACTTCTGAAATGTTATAGTGCCTAGAGGGAGGTCCCTCAGACCCTGGTTCGACCCATGCCTTTGTCCTATCCTGTCAGATTTAGAGGACAGGTGACAAAAACATAAAGTGCCCCTATTAATCTGTTGAAATCCGCATTACGACCTGTTACATGCTTGTGACACACAGCTACTAATTCAAGAATTAAGTAGAATTCTCGTTAATTCTTCAGACAAACAATATGAAGTTGGCCCTGAGGCCGTCTCAGTTGTCTTGCAGGGAAACTTGGTATTAGTTCTGCCACTAATCACATTCTGTATTCTTCAAGGCCAACATCACAGCCAGTATAGTGGTTTACCGAGATATTATGTGCTCAGTGCAGGAGAGACGAGAGCTAAGACCCCAACGGCTCCTCATGTACTACCTCAGAAGTAATTGAGGAGCTCTTTGTTAATATGTTTTCTATACGCTTGCATTTATATTGGTAATTACGCATGAACTGTCCTTAATGGTGTTGTATTTTGCATTACTCAATGAAAGCAACAAGTTgaaatattcctttttttttttctaatgaggACGTGTTTCTAATTGATCACTTGACTGCATATGAGGGAGGACAATGACTTGAGAAACTCTGGTTCTAAAAAACTCGACATCTTCTACTCCGGCTCCGATAAAAGCCGAGAAGATTCAGTGCACATTAGcgttacttttcttttttttttaatcttgacaCTCTTTTCTCAGGAATACGTTCCCCGTAAGACATCCATATGACCAACTGGGACATGAGTTTTTACTAACTGACTTTTTTTTTCTGCCTCTTCCAAAACGCTGCACTTTGAAAATGGAGATAGAGGTAGAATCTTCATCGAGCCGGAAGGCTGTGCACATCCTATGGTCTCGTGGTCTTGCATTTGAGATATATGCAGTTTGCATTATCATAATTAGTATTTGTCATTAACAATCCTTGCCTTGTATACTGGTCCATACCAGGTGGGTTTAACACATTAGATACATGGTTGATTATAGAtttttgctgccattttttttCTTCACCCCTCCTAAACCATCCCCAAATTGTCTATTCTTCTAGTCTTCTAACTGTGAAATtcccttttttggggggaaaaaaaaccatGAAGAATGCATTTTGAAATATTTTGTAATTTTCAATGATGAAAACtcttaaatgaataaaaaaaatacctGAATTATCAGACTTCTTTCTGTTCCTACAATCGACaaatgcttaaaggggttttccaagtttCACAAACATATGGCTGCCTTCTTCCAAAAAAAAAGTGGCACCCATGTCTGCAGGTTGTTTGAAGCCACCACACTCCAGAAGATGATTATGCTACTTCATTCAAGTCTATGACACAGAAGATACCCAAATATAGGTGAGCACTTTGGGCTTTCTTCACTACTGTCATAGACTCGAGTGGAGAGGCAGAGCGTACGCCGACGTCACCACTACGGTAGGGATAGCTGCCCTTATCATTATCATATACAAGTCAATTCATACCGCAGATCAGAATACCCATTAGGGATTTAGCTTGGCCCTTGGACCATACAAATGAGCACATATCTGGAATGAACAATAATTATTTAGCGTTCAGTACTATTTTAAAAGCTTTGGATGTTATCCCCAGTAGCATAGAGAATAAGTGGAGTGGAGTTACTGCTGGACCTCTGCTCCACTCAGATGGGGCTCTTCACACCATTCTTGGGATCATTGGCGTTCCCAGAGTTAAAGGCTCCTATACACGTAGAATTGAGCAAAAATAATTGCATGATCCTGGTCTAGCAGCCATATCTGTATTGCATGGTTGTCGTATCAGAGCCCAGGTACTTCTATTGATTACTGGGTGGTGCGACGTCATGCATGATGCTGCGCTGATAATATTGCACCAGGCCTACCAATCACAAGGGGCACCGGGAATgctggcagggaggcggaggttcaCAGGGTTCTGGTCTGGTGGCCCCAGACTACTGATGCCACCAGGATATTGTGAATCTGCTCAACTCTCGCCTactgagatttgatgtttcttgtgcctgtattgtcctgaggaagggagcagagtctcctgaaacgcgtagaccagacctgagcatgaaataaagtcaCATTAATATCTTCATcttcatgagtggtcgttggcgcggtattgaAAACACCCGTTCCTTATTAATTTCTACTACAACTCTCGCCTATAAAAGATTCTGTGCACATATGTAATGTTACTTCTAAGGGGGTTTTCCACTTTCACAAAACTGGGGCCCAAATGATTGCATATTTGTAAAACAACAAACACAGATAGTACTCCCCCCTCAATGGGTAAAGCATCGACtcaagtgattgactgcagcggtgatATATGTACACTGTAGTCATGACGTCACCGCTGCAGCTAAAACACAAAAACCAGTACAGTAATGGAAATCCagcgctggaccaggggagggtgagaacCATCTGTGTGAacatacatgtaaaaaaaaaaattagttgagcatcacttttgtgaaaggaaaataaaaaaaaaggataatTTTCTTCTGAGTCCTCAGTGAATTCTACAGGCGTCTCTTCTGGTTGTGTTTAATTTGCCGTACAACAGAATACCTCTCTAAATTGCAGAAGCCAGATTTCAGTCTCTCTCACTTAAGTAATGGGTATGAAGAAGAGTCAACAGATAAAAGTGGAGCTTCAGGATGAAAAACAGGCAAGACTAGGAGACACTGTACAGGTATGTATGGTATGTATAAGTGCATTAGTGTTAAGTGTGAATATACACTTTGCAGTACACGTCATCAAACAAAAATGGCATCTCCCTTATCTTATGTAGTTCCTCTTGGCGAGTCTTCAAACGCTTCAAAAAATTAGCAGAAACACCAGAGTTCAAACAATCCATTTAGATACCGGGAAAAGAGggatgcagcagctgcagtctTCTTCTGGCTCTGTATgccatgaaaggggaggggaggagGAGCACAATTAGGAAAATATATGATCAGCCATACAGTAGTTATTTGCTGTAATATGTCTTCGTTACACATTTCTGACAGACGTTAGAGCTTCATTTTTAAAATACTTGTATAGGAATTTATAGCAGCCTTTATAAATAGACTTCCTCACCTTTTAGACGTTTGGTGACCGAGGAGGTTTCTTAAGCGCCACTACAAAGAAAATCATGTGATAATGAGTGGGGAGAGGGGGGAGCTGCAGCTGCAGCATTTCTGTCTTAGTATCCAAGTGACACGGATGAGGTCAGGACACATTGCACTTCATGACATTAGTAAAAGAAGGGTAGACATCTACAGAGGGAGAGGTTATAACTAAAGGACAATTTTAAGCATTGAAGGTTTTTTGTCATTTTTATGGCTCCTGGTAATGTTTTTCATATTCATGACAGATCTTGCAGCACGAGCTCTACGCCAGGTCCGATCTATCATTCTTATGCTCCACTTCTTTCTGACAAAATCTTGATGCCAGGGCTGTGAGTTAGAGGCTTCAACAATCGCCTCCTTGTGATTGCGTTAAGTCACAGAACAATACTGGGGCCGATGTGTCCTCTCTGTGTCATGTGTGCATCTGAATTTATGTGGGTGCAGAGGCGCAAAACTAAAATTCTGAtgctagaaatattttttttttgtcttacaaAATCTCACGTCATGAACAGTTTTGCCCCCCAAAAGGTCTATTAAAACTGCATCCCTACAACTTAATTCTAAAGAGTAAGGTGGGTCCCACTTTTCAGATCCACACATATTGATCATTGATCGTGTACCTTAGTGATATGCCGTTGATGTCTGTTTTGTGCCGCTCGCTTAGCAATGTGCACTCATCAGTTTGTAATTTGGATGCATGACATGACCGACACGGTGAGTCACGATGAGTCTGACACTTCATAGATCATAACATCCGGCAGCTGCGGCTGACACCAGATTCTTACTCCTATCTCCTGCAAGAAAGGCGATGCTGCCAATTTGTGGCTCTGATCACCTATGAGATGGAAGTGAGCCATAGAAACGCTCCATCGCTCTCTGTGCAGCAAATGTCATTTACACAATGCTTGCAAATGTCATCAACCGAGACAGCGCGAGTCGCCCTAATCCTCAGCGCTGGTCTCCCAGAGCAACCGCAGACACTGCTTTTTATAGTATCAGTCTGCTCACCTGTCGCCTGCCCTGAGCATTGTGTCTATTGTAATGATAATGTGATTATTGCTGCATAGTGCCCGGGCCTCGCTCttacttcttatgctccactttgcattgttactgtttgttTATAGCTTGACGTCTTGAGAATTCTTCTGTGGGCAGATGGTAACACGGTGAATCACTTGGCCTGGTGCCGCATTCATAGGGAGATGTATCCGAGGAGGATGTGCACTTATTGCAAAGGAATTCCTGCAACTCAAACACAGGAATTAGGAAGAGCCCTGAGCGGAAGATGCATAGTAACTGCTTCACGCatccagctctggagtataatacaggagataactccgg from Anomaloglossus baeobatrachus isolate aAnoBae1 chromosome 12, aAnoBae1.hap1, whole genome shotgun sequence includes the following:
- the BEGAIN gene encoding brain-enriched guanylate kinase-associated protein isoform X1; this encodes MEKIRVRNSWVPTCLWQPKILQDSHAKSSPNLWDSSLQDHKEELQKRLSYTTHKLEMLENEFDSTRQYLETELRRAQEELEKVTEKLRRIQTNYLSLQRINQELEEKLHRMGQHYEEEKRALGHEVIALNNHLLEAKVTIDKLSEDNELYRKDCNLASQLLQCSKSYYRAHKLSELPADFQERVSEHLEKHGCKLSVPLSNTSYADSIPTCVIAKVLEKPDPSSLSSHLSSASMRDLSYEHERVQEPEEKLRQRQQFKSEIYCSDTALYCPEERRRDRRQSFDVQVKDEVFLRSQNSTDSTVEDGFHSSFSHEAFNEYVASLPTSSSYSSFSATSEEKENNQANTLTASQQAIYMGNRDDLFERKSTTGYEHTASPRFVKSKSVQHMEHSPENAASPHFTRSSSYVEEPFHFSRIRTQQTLGAHKSHSECRSSHLSEDDLPTRWRQLSVEDIGAYSFSNDGRISQCSFTEQYFAPSPVKQLESRMSPLYASYKQDSFSEGEEVCQSRMGDSCFLRTDSGLKIDISASCKQEMLSTFKSKEARDQISERMSVQIGNKNVDPNAAAKREYVDVSPNSSAESLSQSPMEVSDVHQSSIDQGHASFHGKPQQFQRTGSIGLTRKDSLTKAQLYGTLLN
- the BEGAIN gene encoding brain-enriched guanylate kinase-associated protein isoform X3, with the translated sequence MEKISSLQDHKEELQKRLSYTTHKLEMLENEFDSTRQYLETELRRAQEELEKVTEKLRRIQTNYLSLQRINQELEEKLHRMGQHYEEEKRALGHEVIALNNHLLEAKVTIDKLSEDNELYRKDCNLASQLLQCSKSYYRAHKLSELPADFQERVSEHLEKHGCKLSVPLSNTSYADSIPTCVIAKVLEKPDPSSLSSHLSSASMRDLSYEHERVQEPEEKLRQRQQFKSEIYCSDTALYCPEERRRDRRQSFDVQVKDEVFLRSQNSTDSTVEDGFHSSFSHEAFNEYVASLPTSSSYSSFSATSEEKENNQANTLTASQQAIYMGNRDDLFERKSTTGYEHTASPRFVKSKSVQHMEHSPENAASPHFTRSSSYVEEPFHFSRIRTQQTLGAHKSHSECRSSHLSEDDLPTRWRQLSVEDIGAYSFSNDGRISQCSFTEQYFAPSPVKQLESRMSPLYASYKQDSFSEGEEVCQSRMGDSCFLRTDSGLKIDISASCKQEMLSTFKSKEARDQISERMSVQIGNKNVDPNAAAKREYVDVSPNSSAESLSQSPMEVSDVHQSSIDQGHASFHGKPQQFQRTGSIGLTRKDSLTKAQLYGTLLN
- the BEGAIN gene encoding brain-enriched guanylate kinase-associated protein isoform X2, with translation MEKIRVRNSWVPTCLWQPKILQDSHAKSSPNLWDSLQDHKEELQKRLSYTTHKLEMLENEFDSTRQYLETELRRAQEELEKVTEKLRRIQTNYLSLQRINQELEEKLHRMGQHYEEEKRALGHEVIALNNHLLEAKVTIDKLSEDNELYRKDCNLASQLLQCSKSYYRAHKLSELPADFQERVSEHLEKHGCKLSVPLSNTSYADSIPTCVIAKVLEKPDPSSLSSHLSSASMRDLSYEHERVQEPEEKLRQRQQFKSEIYCSDTALYCPEERRRDRRQSFDVQVKDEVFLRSQNSTDSTVEDGFHSSFSHEAFNEYVASLPTSSSYSSFSATSEEKENNQANTLTASQQAIYMGNRDDLFERKSTTGYEHTASPRFVKSKSVQHMEHSPENAASPHFTRSSSYVEEPFHFSRIRTQQTLGAHKSHSECRSSHLSEDDLPTRWRQLSVEDIGAYSFSNDGRISQCSFTEQYFAPSPVKQLESRMSPLYASYKQDSFSEGEEVCQSRMGDSCFLRTDSGLKIDISASCKQEMLSTFKSKEARDQISERMSVQIGNKNVDPNAAAKREYVDVSPNSSAESLSQSPMEVSDVHQSSIDQGHASFHGKPQQFQRTGSIGLTRKDSLTKAQLYGTLLN
- the BEGAIN gene encoding brain-enriched guanylate kinase-associated protein isoform X4, whose translation is MEKISLQDHKEELQKRLSYTTHKLEMLENEFDSTRQYLETELRRAQEELEKVTEKLRRIQTNYLSLQRINQELEEKLHRMGQHYEEEKRALGHEVIALNNHLLEAKVTIDKLSEDNELYRKDCNLASQLLQCSKSYYRAHKLSELPADFQERVSEHLEKHGCKLSVPLSNTSYADSIPTCVIAKVLEKPDPSSLSSHLSSASMRDLSYEHERVQEPEEKLRQRQQFKSEIYCSDTALYCPEERRRDRRQSFDVQVKDEVFLRSQNSTDSTVEDGFHSSFSHEAFNEYVASLPTSSSYSSFSATSEEKENNQANTLTASQQAIYMGNRDDLFERKSTTGYEHTASPRFVKSKSVQHMEHSPENAASPHFTRSSSYVEEPFHFSRIRTQQTLGAHKSHSECRSSHLSEDDLPTRWRQLSVEDIGAYSFSNDGRISQCSFTEQYFAPSPVKQLESRMSPLYASYKQDSFSEGEEVCQSRMGDSCFLRTDSGLKIDISASCKQEMLSTFKSKEARDQISERMSVQIGNKNVDPNAAAKREYVDVSPNSSAESLSQSPMEVSDVHQSSIDQGHASFHGKPQQFQRTGSIGLTRKDSLTKAQLYGTLLN
- the BEGAIN gene encoding brain-enriched guanylate kinase-associated protein isoform X5 yields the protein MEKIRVRNSWVPTCLWQPKILQDSHAKSSPNLWDSSLQDHKEELQKRLSYTTHKLEMLENEFDSTRQYLETELRRAQEELEKVTEKLRRIQTNYLSLQRINQELEEKLHRMGQHYEEEKRALGHEVIALNNHLLEAKVTIDKLSEDNELYRKDCNLASQLLQCSKSYYRAHKLSELPADFQERVLEKPDPSSLSSHLSSASMRDLSYEHERVQEPEEKLRQRQQFKSEIYCSDTALYCPEERRRDRRQSFDVQVKDEVFLRSQNSTDSTVEDGFHSSFSHEAFNEYVASLPTSSSYSSFSATSEEKENNQANTLTASQQAIYMGNRDDLFERKSTTGYEHTASPRFVKSKSVQHMEHSPENAASPHFTRSSSYVEEPFHFSRIRTQQTLGAHKSHSECRSSHLSEDDLPTRWRQLSVEDIGAYSFSNDGRISQCSFTEQYFAPSPVKQLESRMSPLYASYKQDSFSEGEEVCQSRMGDSCFLRTDSGLKIDISASCKQEMLSTFKSKEARDQISERMSVQIGNKNVDPNAAAKREYVDVSPNSSAESLSQSPMEVSDVHQSSIDQGHASFHGKPQQFQRTGSIGLTRKDSLTKAQLYGTLLN